The Congregibacter litoralis KT71 genome contains a region encoding:
- a CDS encoding aminotransferase class V-fold PLP-dependent enzyme, with protein MTKLVYFDYLSTTPVDPAVAEAMTRCLTMDGTFGNPASRSHRFGWEAEMAVENARQQLASLINADLREIAWTSGATESDNLALKGVVEAAREAGNATPHLVTSAIEHKAVLDSARHLESQGVAVTYLKPDGEGLITPDAVRGAIQDNSCLVSVMHANNEIGTTNDIAGIAAVCREVGVPLHVDAAQSVGKIPVDVKALDVDLLSISAHKFYGPKGIGALYQRRNPRVAVAAQMHGGGHERGLRAGTLPTHQIVGMGQAAATAREALSAEVTRLTYLRERLWSSLSGVEGLTLNGHPTQRLPGALNISVAGVEGEALLLSLPEFALSTGSACTSASLEPSYVLRSLGLPDALAHSSLRVSLGRFSDENDVQLFSDRLREVVSRLRRDTA; from the coding sequence GGGAATCCCGCGTCGAGATCCCATCGCTTTGGCTGGGAGGCGGAGATGGCGGTGGAGAATGCGCGCCAGCAGCTGGCGTCACTGATCAATGCGGATCTTCGGGAAATCGCCTGGACGTCGGGGGCGACCGAGTCCGACAACCTCGCCCTCAAGGGCGTGGTGGAGGCTGCCCGGGAGGCCGGAAATGCCACGCCCCATCTCGTGACCTCTGCCATCGAGCACAAGGCGGTGCTTGATAGCGCCCGACATCTGGAGTCCCAGGGTGTTGCCGTTACCTACCTGAAGCCCGACGGGGAAGGGCTGATTACACCGGACGCGGTGCGCGGTGCGATTCAGGACAACAGCTGTTTGGTGAGCGTGATGCATGCCAACAACGAGATCGGCACCACCAATGACATTGCCGGCATTGCGGCCGTCTGCCGCGAGGTGGGCGTGCCTCTGCATGTGGATGCGGCGCAAAGCGTCGGCAAGATCCCCGTGGATGTCAAAGCCCTGGATGTGGATTTGCTGTCTATCTCAGCGCACAAGTTTTACGGCCCCAAGGGCATTGGCGCCCTCTATCAGCGCCGAAACCCGCGGGTAGCGGTGGCTGCGCAGATGCACGGCGGCGGTCATGAGCGGGGTCTGCGCGCCGGCACCCTGCCTACCCACCAGATTGTCGGCATGGGGCAGGCCGCGGCCACGGCCAGGGAGGCTCTGTCAGCGGAAGTCACGCGATTGACCTATCTCCGGGAGCGCCTCTGGTCCTCCCTGTCGGGCGTTGAAGGACTTACCTTGAACGGTCACCCAACGCAGCGGCTCCCCGGGGCGCTGAACATCAGTGTCGCCGGTGTGGAGGGCGAGGCATTGCTGCTTTCCCTGCCCGAGTTTGCCCTGTCCACGGGGTCGGCCTGTACCTCCGCAAGCCTCGAGCCGTCCTATGTTCTCCGCTCCCTGGGGCTGCCGGATGCCCTCGCTCACAGCTCTCTCAGAGTGAGTCTTGGGCGTTTTAGCGATGAAAACGATGTTCAGCTGTTCAGTGACCGCCTTCGCGAGGTGGTAAGTCGCCTGCGCCGCGACACAGCCTGA
- the ndk gene encoding nucleoside-diphosphate kinase: MAVERTLSIIKPDAVAKNHIGEIYARFEAAGLRVVASKMMRLSDVVAGGFYAEHKERPFFPALIEFMTSGPVVVQVLEGENAVATNRELMGATNPQEAEAGTIRADFASSIDANAVHGSDSTTSAAREIAYFFASSDICDRD, encoded by the coding sequence ATGGCGGTGGAACGCACTCTTTCAATTATCAAGCCCGACGCAGTGGCAAAAAACCACATCGGCGAGATCTACGCGCGCTTTGAGGCGGCGGGTTTGCGCGTGGTCGCATCCAAGATGATGCGTCTCAGTGACGTGGTTGCCGGCGGTTTTTACGCCGAGCACAAGGAGCGTCCGTTCTTTCCCGCGCTCATTGAATTTATGACCTCGGGCCCCGTCGTCGTTCAGGTGCTCGAGGGCGAAAATGCGGTTGCCACCAACCGTGAGCTCATGGGCGCCACGAACCCCCAGGAAGCTGAAGCAGGCACTATTCGCGCGGACTTTGCGTCGTCCATCGATGCCAACGCAGTCCACGGTTCTGACTCCACGACGTCGGCGGCGCGGGAAATTGCCTACTTTTTCGCCTCCAGCGACATCTGCGATCGCGACTAG
- the rlmN gene encoding 23S rRNA (adenine(2503)-C(2))-methyltransferase RlmN, translated as MTELIASSEPVEKVNLFGMSRTQLEAFFLEMGEKRFRAQQLMKWMHHQGECDFSAMSNLGKALRERLSAIAEVRPPVVESQHDSSDGTRKWLVHVDGGGLVETVLIPDGNRATLCVSSQVGCSLDCSFCSTGKQGFQRDLSAAEIIGQVWLAIKSYDAFQSGNGRVVTNVVMMGMGEPLLNFDNVVTAMNLMMDDLGYGISKRRVTLSTSGVVPALDKLAEVSEASLAVSLHAPNDELRNQLVPVNRRYPIAQLLASAQRYIDAQKDKKRVVTIEYTLMAGINDQPEQARELALLLADFPCKINLIPFNPFPNSGYERPSGNAVSRFWQVLVDAGFVVTVRTTRGDDIDAACGQLVGEVVDRTRRSARHRQNAEAALETGT; from the coding sequence GTGACCGAGCTTATTGCCAGCAGCGAGCCCGTCGAGAAGGTCAACCTCTTCGGTATGAGCCGCACCCAGCTTGAGGCGTTTTTCCTTGAGATGGGTGAGAAGCGTTTTCGTGCGCAGCAGCTTATGAAATGGATGCACCATCAGGGGGAGTGCGACTTTTCGGCGATGAGTAACCTGGGCAAGGCCCTGCGGGAGCGCCTGTCTGCGATTGCGGAAGTGCGCCCCCCGGTGGTGGAGTCCCAGCATGATTCCAGCGACGGCACCCGAAAGTGGCTGGTACACGTGGATGGCGGCGGACTGGTGGAAACCGTGCTGATTCCCGATGGCAACCGCGCGACGCTTTGCGTGTCGTCCCAGGTCGGCTGCAGTCTCGACTGCAGCTTTTGCTCCACGGGCAAGCAGGGCTTTCAGCGGGACCTCAGCGCCGCTGAAATCATTGGTCAGGTGTGGCTGGCGATAAAATCCTATGATGCCTTTCAGTCCGGCAACGGTCGTGTGGTGACCAATGTTGTCATGATGGGCATGGGCGAGCCCCTCCTGAATTTCGACAACGTGGTCACGGCCATGAATCTCATGATGGATGATCTGGGATACGGGATCTCCAAGCGTCGGGTTACGCTCAGCACCTCGGGTGTAGTGCCGGCGCTCGATAAGCTCGCCGAAGTCAGCGAGGCCAGTCTGGCGGTGTCACTCCATGCGCCTAATGATGAGCTTCGCAATCAACTGGTACCGGTGAATCGCCGCTATCCCATTGCCCAGCTCCTCGCCAGCGCCCAACGCTATATTGATGCGCAGAAGGACAAGAAGCGTGTGGTCACCATCGAGTACACCCTGATGGCGGGCATTAACGACCAGCCGGAGCAGGCGCGGGAATTGGCGCTGCTCCTCGCGGATTTTCCCTGCAAGATCAATCTGATCCCCTTTAACCCCTTCCCCAACTCCGGCTATGAGCGACCCAGTGGTAACGCGGTGTCGCGTTTCTGGCAGGTACTGGTGGATGCGGGTTTTGTGGTAACCGTGCGTACCACCCGCGGAGATGATATAGATGCAGCCTGCGGGCAGCTTGTCGGTGAGGTGGTGGACAGAACACGCCGCAGCGCCAGGCACCGCCAAAACGCTGAAGCCGCATTGGAGACAGGTACATGA
- the pilW gene encoding type IV pilus biogenesis/stability protein PilW, protein MIRALPLVAVLFFAGCVTERESVFTEAPSPQKAMETRVSLARQYIGQGNWEDAKRNLKKAAELDSTNPEVYEAFALVYQSTGEFELAEESFQRAINLDKRFSRARNNYAAFLYGQERYREAEAQLREVVKDTLYSARPQAFLNLGLCRLKLFDERGAEEAFLRTLAMQPLNSTALLEVAQLRLDADDSRNAALYYDKYRDLVRQQSSRGLWLGIRLARATGDSDAESSYALALRNLYPDSPDYDAYRRSVDGEQQESSSHE, encoded by the coding sequence ATGATCCGCGCGTTACCCCTGGTAGCAGTACTCTTTTTCGCGGGGTGCGTGACCGAGCGGGAGAGTGTTTTCACCGAAGCGCCGTCTCCCCAGAAGGCCATGGAAACCCGCGTTTCCCTGGCCCGCCAGTACATCGGGCAGGGTAACTGGGAAGACGCCAAGAGAAACCTGAAAAAAGCAGCCGAACTCGACAGCACAAACCCCGAGGTCTATGAGGCCTTTGCGCTGGTTTACCAGAGCACGGGGGAATTTGAGCTGGCAGAAGAGAGTTTCCAGCGGGCGATCAATCTTGACAAGCGCTTTTCCCGGGCCCGTAACAACTACGCGGCCTTTCTCTACGGTCAGGAGCGCTACCGCGAGGCGGAGGCGCAGCTCCGGGAAGTGGTCAAAGACACGCTGTATAGCGCGAGGCCCCAGGCATTTTTGAACCTGGGACTGTGCAGACTCAAACTGTTCGATGAACGCGGTGCCGAGGAGGCGTTTCTCCGGACCCTGGCCATGCAACCTTTGAACAGCACGGCTCTGCTGGAGGTGGCGCAACTTCGATTGGATGCCGACGACAGTCGCAACGCAGCGCTTTATTATGATAAGTATCGGGATCTTGTGCGGCAGCAGAGTTCCCGCGGCCTGTGGCTTGGGATCCGGCTTGCACGGGCCACCGGTGATTCCGATGCCGAAAGCAGCTACGCGCTGGCGCTTCGGAATCTGTATCCCGATTCGCCGGATTACGATGCCTATCGCCGCTCTGTCGATGGAGAGCAGCAGGAGAGCAGCAGCCATGAATAA
- the ispG gene encoding flavodoxin-dependent (E)-4-hydroxy-3-methylbut-2-enyl-diphosphate synthase, with the protein MNKNKPSPIKRRKSRQIHVGNVPVGGDAPISVQSMTNTETCDVAATVAQIAALEAAGADIVRVSVPSMEAAEAFKAIRAQATVPLVADIHFDHNIALKVAEYGVDCLRINPGNIGRDDKVREVIASARDKGIPIRIGVNAGSIGKELQRKYGEPTAEALVESAMHHVDILDKHDYPDFKVSVKASEIFMAVDAYRLLAKEIDQPLHLGITEAGGLRGGTVKSSIGLGMLLYEGIGDTIRISLAADPVQEVKVGFDILKSLKLRSNGINFVACPSCSRQNFDVIGTMNELEQRLDDIRTPMDVAVIGCIVNGPGEAREADVGLTGATPSNLIYVDGEPDHKVSNSEFVDHLESVIRERAAKLEVERAEAEAKLIASSAS; encoded by the coding sequence ATGAATAAGAACAAGCCTTCACCTATCAAACGACGAAAAAGTCGTCAGATTCACGTGGGCAATGTTCCCGTAGGTGGGGATGCCCCCATCAGCGTCCAGAGCATGACGAATACCGAGACCTGCGACGTTGCAGCAACCGTGGCGCAGATTGCGGCCCTGGAAGCCGCCGGCGCGGATATCGTGAGGGTATCCGTACCCAGCATGGAGGCAGCGGAAGCTTTTAAGGCCATTCGGGCCCAGGCCACTGTGCCCCTCGTCGCCGATATTCATTTTGACCACAACATCGCCCTGAAGGTGGCCGAGTATGGGGTGGATTGCCTGCGTATCAATCCCGGCAACATCGGACGGGACGATAAGGTCCGTGAGGTCATCGCCTCGGCACGGGACAAAGGTATTCCCATCCGCATCGGTGTGAATGCCGGATCTATCGGCAAAGAGCTTCAGCGGAAGTACGGCGAGCCCACGGCGGAGGCCCTGGTGGAGTCGGCCATGCACCACGTGGATATTCTCGACAAGCACGACTACCCGGATTTCAAAGTCAGTGTAAAAGCGTCAGAAATCTTTATGGCGGTAGACGCCTACCGCTTGCTGGCCAAAGAAATTGATCAGCCCCTGCATCTGGGGATCACCGAAGCCGGCGGATTACGCGGCGGTACGGTGAAGTCCTCCATCGGTCTGGGCATGCTCCTCTACGAGGGGATTGGCGACACGATACGCATTTCCCTCGCAGCGGACCCCGTGCAGGAAGTGAAGGTGGGCTTTGATATTCTCAAGAGCCTCAAGCTTCGAAGCAACGGCATCAACTTCGTGGCCTGCCCGAGCTGCTCGCGACAGAATTTTGATGTCATTGGCACCATGAATGAACTCGAACAGCGCCTGGATGACATCCGCACGCCCATGGATGTGGCCGTGATCGGATGCATTGTTAACGGTCCCGGCGAGGCGCGGGAAGCGGACGTCGGTCTTACCGGAGCAACGCCCAGCAACCTGATCTATGTGGATGGAGAGCCCGACCACAAGGTGAGCAACTCGGAGTTTGTAGACCATCTGGAGAGCGTTATTCGCGAGCGTGCGGCGAAGCTTGAGGTGGAGCGGGCTGAGGCCGAGGCCAAGCTTATCGCAAGTTCGGCAAGCTGA
- the hisS gene encoding histidine--tRNA ligase: MDALRSIRGMNDILPADTSHWQYLERQVAELLECYGYGELRLPIVESSALFSRSIGEVTDIVEKEMYSFEDRNGDSISLRPEGTAGCVRAAIQNNLTATPCRLWYSGPMFRYERPQKGRQRQFHQIGAEIFGYATPDADAELIIFLARLWRILGIDDAVSLEINSIGSSEARANYRTALVGYLEQRRESLDDDSQRRLETNPLRILDSKNPDTQALLNKAPALADYLDEESRTHFAALKGFLDGAGVDYTVNPRLVRGLDYYNKTVFEWVSDKLGAQGTVCAGGRYDGLVEQLGGKATPGVGFAMGMERLLLMLEACGQLPEPRAPDLFVVATGDEAQTAAMAAVEGLRDARPALRIVQQLGGGSFRSQMKKADRSGAALALLWGEDEVAAGEVTVKPLRDGQEQTRVPVASLAGKIDTLLQQHSN; this comes from the coding sequence ATGGATGCACTGCGATCGATTCGCGGCATGAACGATATTCTGCCGGCGGACACGAGCCACTGGCAGTATCTTGAACGTCAAGTCGCCGAGCTTCTCGAATGCTATGGCTATGGCGAGTTGCGTCTGCCCATTGTCGAATCCTCTGCGCTGTTCAGTCGCTCCATCGGCGAAGTAACGGACATCGTCGAGAAAGAGATGTACAGCTTCGAAGACCGTAATGGCGACAGCATCAGCCTGCGCCCCGAAGGTACGGCGGGGTGTGTGCGCGCCGCGATACAGAATAATCTGACGGCCACTCCCTGCCGCCTCTGGTACAGCGGTCCCATGTTTCGCTACGAACGCCCGCAAAAAGGTCGTCAGCGGCAATTCCACCAGATTGGCGCGGAGATCTTCGGTTACGCCACGCCCGATGCCGATGCGGAGCTCATTATTTTCCTCGCACGGCTGTGGCGAATCCTCGGTATCGACGATGCCGTGAGTCTTGAGATCAACAGCATCGGAAGCTCCGAGGCGCGGGCAAACTATCGGACGGCACTGGTTGGCTATCTGGAACAGCGCCGGGAGTCTCTCGATGACGATAGTCAGCGGCGTCTGGAAACCAATCCTCTGCGCATCCTCGATAGTAAGAACCCCGATACCCAGGCTCTTTTGAATAAGGCGCCGGCGCTGGCGGATTACCTCGATGAAGAGTCCCGGACGCATTTTGCGGCGCTCAAGGGCTTTCTTGATGGTGCCGGCGTGGATTACACCGTGAATCCACGCCTCGTACGCGGTCTGGATTATTACAACAAGACCGTCTTTGAGTGGGTTAGCGATAAACTGGGCGCCCAGGGCACGGTCTGCGCCGGGGGACGCTATGACGGCCTGGTTGAGCAACTCGGGGGTAAGGCCACGCCCGGCGTCGGTTTCGCCATGGGCATGGAGCGTCTTCTGTTGATGCTGGAAGCCTGCGGGCAGTTGCCCGAGCCCCGTGCGCCGGATCTCTTTGTCGTGGCCACCGGCGACGAGGCGCAGACAGCGGCGATGGCCGCGGTGGAAGGCCTCCGTGATGCCCGGCCGGCACTGCGCATTGTGCAGCAGCTCGGTGGCGGCAGTTTCCGCAGTCAGATGAAAAAAGCCGATCGCAGTGGAGCCGCTCTGGCGCTGCTCTGGGGTGAGGACGAAGTCGCCGCCGGGGAAGTTACGGTCAAACCTCTGCGAGACGGACAGGAGCAGACACGGGTCCCCGTTGCGAGCCTCGCCGGAAAGATAGACACACTTTTACAACAACATTCGAATTAA
- a CDS encoding YfgM family protein, which produces MESYRTEEEQVEALKRWWKENGRSTMVGVVLALGLGFGWQAWQKNQETAAQNASNLYQQMLQALSAEETGTIGRQIATELKDSHRGTVYAQFAALHLARLAVNDGQPQVAEQELRWTLAMADEGDDVHQVAQLRLARVLAAQEKEEEALALLAGANTDFIASYAIARGDILLAQGREADALAAYESAAAALEEGAPVPQTLQDKLEYLGARVDTTVAEAS; this is translated from the coding sequence GTGGAAAGTTACCGCACGGAAGAAGAACAGGTAGAAGCCCTCAAGCGTTGGTGGAAAGAGAACGGGCGCAGCACCATGGTGGGCGTTGTCCTCGCTCTGGGCTTGGGCTTTGGCTGGCAGGCCTGGCAGAAAAACCAGGAAACCGCCGCTCAGAATGCGTCAAACCTGTATCAGCAAATGCTGCAGGCCCTGTCGGCGGAAGAGACCGGCACCATCGGCCGTCAGATAGCCACGGAGTTGAAGGATAGTCATCGGGGTACGGTGTATGCGCAGTTTGCGGCGCTGCATCTCGCGAGGCTGGCCGTCAATGACGGGCAACCACAGGTCGCGGAGCAGGAGCTGCGCTGGACTCTGGCCATGGCCGATGAGGGCGACGACGTCCATCAGGTCGCACAGCTTCGCCTGGCGCGAGTGCTGGCTGCCCAGGAAAAAGAAGAGGAAGCTCTGGCGCTCCTTGCGGGTGCCAATACAGACTTTATCGCTTCCTACGCCATTGCCCGCGGGGATATTCTTCTCGCCCAGGGGCGCGAAGCTGACGCCTTGGCCGCCTATGAAAGCGCCGCCGCCGCGCTGGAAGAGGGCGCCCCCGTGCCCCAGACCCTCCAGGACAAGCTTGAATACCTCGGAGCCCGGGTCGACACCACGGTAGCGGAGGCCAGCTGA
- the bamB gene encoding outer membrane protein assembly factor BamB, whose protein sequence is MDLLRKAALLTLLVTLAGCETVSGFFEMGDDEDPQQPAELQDIENQLNVRKLWSVGVGDGQGDGLYKLQPIIDGDTIYVASAEGEVRAVDRNNGDTIWRQRLDLDLSGGVGHYEDALFLGGNDGLVMRLDATTGETLWTSEVSGEVLAAPQSNGRVVVAQTYDGRLYGFDFETGEQQWRYDSNLPVLTIRGTSTPILDGGVVYAGFATGRVLAFDALDGTIRWEARVAIPQGRSEIERIVDVDGTMALAGTELYVASYQGRIAALDTRTGRKIWQRNVSAFYGVSQGFGNVYIAEESGTITAFLRNGQGIRWEQPALAWRGLSRPIPVSSYLAVVDFEGYLHLLSQVDGEFLARVRPDSDGARADMLAVGTVLYVYSNGGKLIAYDIRPRS, encoded by the coding sequence GTGGATCTTTTGCGTAAGGCTGCCCTGCTGACGCTGCTGGTGACCCTGGCCGGTTGCGAGACCGTATCCGGCTTTTTTGAGATGGGGGACGATGAGGATCCCCAGCAACCCGCGGAACTTCAGGATATTGAAAACCAGCTGAACGTCCGCAAGCTCTGGTCCGTGGGCGTGGGTGACGGTCAGGGTGATGGGCTCTACAAGCTCCAGCCCATCATTGATGGTGACACGATTTACGTGGCCTCGGCCGAGGGCGAAGTCCGGGCCGTGGACCGAAACAACGGCGACACGATCTGGCGCCAGCGTCTGGATCTGGATCTATCCGGCGGCGTTGGGCATTACGAGGACGCCTTGTTTCTCGGCGGTAACGACGGTCTCGTGATGCGTCTTGACGCCACGACGGGAGAAACTCTGTGGACCAGCGAAGTTAGTGGTGAAGTGCTGGCGGCTCCCCAGAGCAATGGCCGCGTTGTCGTGGCGCAGACCTACGATGGGCGGCTCTACGGCTTTGATTTTGAGACCGGCGAACAGCAGTGGCGCTATGACAGCAATCTTCCCGTGCTCACGATCCGCGGAACCAGTACTCCGATACTGGATGGCGGTGTTGTGTATGCGGGCTTTGCCACCGGGCGTGTACTGGCCTTTGATGCCCTCGATGGCACTATCCGCTGGGAGGCCCGGGTAGCCATACCCCAGGGACGCTCGGAGATCGAACGTATCGTGGATGTGGATGGCACCATGGCTCTGGCGGGCACGGAGCTCTATGTCGCCAGCTATCAGGGGCGCATTGCGGCCCTGGATACACGCACGGGACGCAAGATCTGGCAGCGCAACGTCTCGGCTTTCTACGGTGTTTCCCAGGGCTTTGGTAACGTGTATATCGCGGAGGAGAGCGGCACGATTACCGCGTTCCTGCGCAACGGACAGGGCATACGCTGGGAGCAGCCGGCCCTCGCCTGGCGGGGCCTGTCCAGACCCATTCCGGTGAGCAGCTACCTGGCGGTGGTGGATTTTGAGGGGTATCTGCATCTCCTTTCGCAGGTGGACGGAGAATTTCTTGCGCGGGTTCGACCTGACAGCGACGGCGCCCGTGCGGATATGCTTGCCGTGGGCACCGTGCTCTACGTTTACAGTAACGGCGGCAAATTGATTGCCTACGATATCCGGCCCCGGTCCTAG
- the der gene encoding ribosome biogenesis GTPase Der encodes MLPSIALVGRPNVGKSTLFNQLTRSRDALVANLSGLTRDRKYGEGRSDDRAFIVIDTGGVSGDEEGIDAAMAEQSLLAIEEADIVLLLVDARDGLNPVDEQLVQYLRQQSRDFHLVVNKIDGRDPDVAVSDFHALGIASMHAIAASHGRGVRQMIESVLETIPRSYEHPEAEGDSEEEGGIEGSGAEQGEDEAEDHGGTRVAIVGRPNVGKSTLVNRILGEERVVVYDQPGTTRDSVYIKFVREGRPYTLIDTAGVRRRKNVREAIEKFSIIKTLSAISDANVVVLLVDGQEGLVDQDLHLLGHCLEAGRALVLAVNKWDGLDPDQKEMIRSELDRRLRFVEFADMHFISALHGSGVGTLFGSIDAAYAAAMQPMGTSRLTRILEEAVADHPPPLVNGRRIKLRYAHAGGRNPPRVVVHGNQTDKVPNSYQRYLEKVFSRRLELTGTPLRIEFRSSDNPFAGQRNKLTNRQINRKRRLMAHVKQAKKSKQQKKRR; translated from the coding sequence ATGTTGCCGTCAATCGCACTGGTAGGGCGCCCGAATGTCGGCAAGTCGACGCTGTTTAACCAGCTGACCCGCTCCCGCGATGCCCTGGTGGCGAACCTGTCGGGTCTGACGCGGGACCGGAAGTATGGCGAGGGACGCAGCGACGACCGGGCCTTTATTGTTATCGACACCGGGGGTGTCAGCGGCGACGAGGAGGGTATTGATGCGGCTATGGCGGAGCAGTCCCTCCTGGCCATAGAAGAAGCGGATATCGTGCTGCTCCTGGTGGATGCCCGTGATGGTTTGAATCCCGTCGACGAGCAGCTGGTGCAATACCTTCGCCAGCAGAGTCGTGATTTTCATCTGGTAGTCAACAAGATCGACGGGCGGGATCCCGATGTGGCCGTGAGCGACTTTCACGCACTGGGGATTGCCTCCATGCATGCCATTGCTGCCTCCCATGGCCGCGGTGTCCGCCAGATGATTGAGTCCGTGCTGGAAACGATTCCTCGTTCTTACGAGCATCCCGAGGCCGAGGGTGACTCAGAGGAAGAGGGCGGTATTGAAGGGTCCGGCGCCGAGCAGGGTGAAGACGAGGCGGAGGATCATGGGGGCACGCGGGTTGCCATCGTCGGACGCCCCAATGTGGGCAAGTCCACTCTGGTGAACCGTATTCTGGGCGAGGAGCGGGTGGTGGTCTACGACCAGCCCGGTACCACCCGCGACAGCGTTTACATCAAGTTTGTCCGCGAGGGGCGTCCCTACACCCTCATCGACACCGCCGGTGTGCGGCGGCGCAAGAATGTCCGCGAGGCCATCGAAAAGTTCTCTATTATTAAAACCCTCAGCGCCATCAGCGATGCCAATGTGGTGGTGCTTCTCGTGGATGGTCAGGAAGGCCTGGTCGATCAGGACCTTCATCTTCTCGGGCATTGCCTGGAAGCCGGTCGCGCCCTGGTCCTTGCGGTGAACAAGTGGGACGGCCTGGATCCCGATCAGAAAGAAATGATCCGCTCGGAACTGGATCGTCGTCTGCGTTTCGTTGAATTTGCCGATATGCACTTTATATCGGCGCTCCACGGCTCCGGTGTGGGCACCCTGTTTGGCTCCATTGACGCCGCCTATGCCGCGGCGATGCAGCCCATGGGCACCAGCCGCCTCACGCGTATTCTGGAAGAGGCAGTCGCGGATCATCCTCCACCCCTGGTCAACGGGCGGCGCATTAAGCTGCGCTATGCCCACGCCGGTGGTCGGAATCCGCCCCGGGTAGTGGTCCATGGCAATCAGACCGATAAGGTGCCCAATAGCTATCAGCGCTATCTGGAAAAAGTGTTCAGTCGTCGCCTGGAGCTCACGGGTACGCCCCTGCGGATCGAGTTTAGAAGTAGCGACAACCCCTTCGCCGGGCAGCGCAACAAGTTGACCAACCGCCAGATCAACCGCAAGCGCCGGCTCATGGCTCACGTCAAGCAGGCGAAGAAGAGCAAGCAGCAGAAAAAACGCCGCTAA
- a CDS encoding group III truncated hemoglobin — MAPTLKPDDTSRQIDQFVDAFYERVLADPLLSPLFLDVAGIELSEHLPRIKAYWRKMLLGHRDYQRHMMRKHRDVDARQPFADEHYERWLALFEETLKKHPLGSSTERAAALARRVAGNMRQNMQRFRA; from the coding sequence ATGGCACCGACCCTAAAGCCCGACGACACCTCCCGGCAGATTGATCAGTTTGTAGATGCTTTCTATGAGCGGGTCCTGGCGGACCCATTACTCTCGCCCTTGTTTCTGGACGTCGCCGGCATCGAACTGTCGGAGCATCTGCCGCGGATCAAAGCTTACTGGCGAAAGATGCTGTTAGGTCATCGGGACTATCAGCGGCATATGATGCGCAAGCATCGGGATGTGGATGCCCGGCAGCCCTTCGCGGACGAGCACTACGAACGCTGGTTGGCACTCTTCGAAGAAACCCTCAAAAAGCACCCCCTTGGAAGCTCTACAGAGCGCGCTGCCGCGCTCGCACGACGAGTTGCAGGGAATATGCGACAGAATATGCAGCGCTTTCGAGCCTAA